The DNA window ACACATGAATAGCAATGATCTAGAAGATATAACACGGGAAGAGCTCACGGgcattttattttactaaaaagaaaaatgaagtttattttcttttttatagaaGTTCAAGTAAACCAAACACTGAAAACAAACGGTGCAAATTATCTTTGTTCCCTGTCAACCTTCAACCAAAGTTTGAAGCTGTATAGCCTTAACACTAACTACAAAAACAGGAGATGAAACCCCAGAAGTAGATACCAAACAATATAAGCAGAAGATCACAGTCATGCCTCCACACAGTAGTTTTATACAAAATTTGTTATCATGTCATAATATATACAGCAGTCAAATCCAGAAAACATAGGCTTGACTACTCCAAGATAAAAAAAAGTTTCATTAGTTTGTGCGTTGGACCAGACTGTAACATCATATTTCCTTACAATTAGAACATTTATGCTTATACGCAGTCTGGTAGAATTAACTTCATGAATTCCATATCTTCCATCCTATAGTTATGTTACTAATCTCTAATTAGGTTCTCAAAATCAGGCACTACCAGTGTTGTTAAATAGTTGTTGTGACGGAATGGTGTTGCACATTTTGTGTCAACCACCATAGACAATTTATGAAGCATCCCCCGCAAGGTTGCAACCCCCCATTTATGTGGAAGAATTTTGTCCTTCCGCCATAAATTGGTAATCCGTCATTGAAAACATTGGGTATTAGTAATACCATTGTCTACGCAAGGGAATTAGCCTTGTAAGTTTTTTCTTAATTTGTAAGTTATTTGGGCTCTTAAATATGTTTATAACAGCTTAATTTTTAGTTTGGAATTACTTGGTCCCTATGTTTCAGCTACTTGTTTGAATTCATGTAATCAATTTACACAGAAAAGAAGTTTAATGGCTATTTATTCCTTCAACATAAATTTTGAGGTTAAAAAGTAACCCCTCCTAAAGGAATTATTTTACCTGCATACTTGTTTGATGTAAGATCCACAACATCTTCATCACCAGTGCTGAAAGATAAGCTTTCACTCTTACTCATGTTCTCAATATGAGGAAAGTGGTGCTTAATAGCATAGTCTGCCAAACCACGAACAATTTCCAGGTCCTGATTACTACCTCTGGAGGCATGTATTTGATATGACCCAAAACGCAGAAAAGATTGAGCAACTCTGCAAACAATTGCACCCTGTTCTTCCTTTGGATTGCCACTGCATGTatgatattaacaacatattaaaataattaatttttatctgTGCCAAATACACTTCTGTAAAGATTGATATTGAAAATGCCAAGATACTGAAAAGtttttcataatatatatatagtatataggGGAAAAAAGATTAGTTATATCATTCATTCTACGAAACACAGACTTTACAAGACAAGAAATTGGTTTATCAAATAATTACGAAGAGGCTGGAATTTCAAATAAACCATAACAAGCTAAAGGCAATTAACAATAGTGTAAGCTGAGACACATATTAGAAAAGGCCAGCATTAGTGGAAGTTCAGTGAGCATACTCATAGAACATGTCTCGAGTGACCAACTTTCCAGTATTCACAAGACAAAGAGCACGGGTTGTTGGTATCCCCAGGTGATGCATTGCTTCGCTGCAAAGAAACTCCCTGATGCTGCTACGGAGCACTGCAAGGCCATCAGCGAACCGACTGTAAGGAGTCTTCCCTGCACCTTTAAGCTGCAGTTCCCACCTTTCAGACTTTGAATTCAGTATCTCTCCAAGTGTAATTGCCCTACCATCACCCAACTGCCCAGCCCACATACCAAACTGATGTCCGCCATAGCACTGAGCATAAGGCAACCTGTATAGTAGAGGGTCAATCACAAAAATGCACCAAATTAATCAGCCAAAGTATATGCTGACACGTGTTTCAACACTTACGTTCCAGCCAAAGGTGATGCACCAGAGAAGAAAAGGGGAAATTCTGGCCtttcaaatctgaaattcaaacaCATGAATTTAGTAACTGAAGTGAAGCATATTACACATTGGCATGAGCCCATGATTTTGTATCCAAGACAGcagcaataacaacaacaataatatgatGGATCTAAGAAACTTAATCCAAGAGGCTTGTTGTGTGTTGTATGTTTTCTAGCTTTCCTGTCTAAGCTTATAGTCTATATCTAGCTAAATTTAATTGAGTTATTCGAGTAAAAAAAGTAGTTACTGCGACAATATGAATTACTATCAGAAACTAACATATAAACCCCAAACAAAGCtttatattttatgtttatgtatctAGAGAGTGTAAAGGTTTCATGTTATATACTCTTGATATCTTTACAATAAagcataaattttcaaaatcaaattaaaaactcAAGGATGAGTTTCCCTTGTAACAAGAGAGTAACTCAGACAGGTCAACTACAACAATGATTGATGTTTCAGTTAAACTATCAACATATCCCTTTTATTCATCTGTCACATTATCATATGCCTACACAAACAACCTTATTAATTATCCGCTATTTTCCGCTCCGTAATCAACAACATTATGCCTACATATTCCAAACTATGTAGAACCCCCTAATTCTCTAGTTCTGAATTAAATTCTCTCTCTCAACAAATAGCAAATGCATTCAGCTTTGAAAAAAACGCAACCAAACTCACTCTTTATTGTCCAACTCAAGTAAGTTAGAAACAGATTCAGACCATGCTACAAGCTGAGGATCATCTACTTGAACTGATGGCGAAACTCTCGTATAGCAAGCATGCAAAACCTGAAATTccaaacaaaccaaaaaaaacctaattttcaTTCCTAATCAAAATTACAAATTGAAAACCTAATTTTCAATCTATCCAACaacataaattaaatttaacCTCTCTCGGAAACGGATCGGTCCTGGGATCAGAAGGCAATTCCCTAACAAAGGAATTATCCCAATTGAGATCTTCGAGACTCTTCAAGTTGCTACTGTGAATAGTCTGGTTCTTAAAATCTTGAGTTACAGAGTCTATCAACGGTGGCGGTGCCGCCGACGATCCACCGTCCGATGAATCCATGACTCTGCATGCGCGAAAACGGTTACGAGGGTAGAATAGGTAATTCCTAGTAACGCCGCGTCGGAGAGAGTTGGAGAGTGAGATTGGAGAGAAGAAACGAGTGAGaagcgttgttgttgttgttgttgttagtgttaccatcttctctttcttttaatatttcaatttttcgaTTTTCATTACATTCGAGACATTTTTGGTCGGGTCAACACAAACACGTAACTTTTgcaatttaatttttgtttttttaattattaacaaattattattttcatgtggtgtttaatttttttatttttttttgtgtggTGTTACTCAATTTTATTGTGTTGCTTATAAATATACACGTGTACTAGTATCTCTGAATCTGAGACTAATGTTACTTTTTCTTGTTTGAATTGAATGATTAATGTATGGTTTAATAGGTGTACGGAGGAAGTTGGATTTGGATCGTAGTGGAGGAAGTTGAATTGTATCATTACAGTCTATTTTGGTGTGGTGAAATACATGTGTGGATAGATTTAGGTTTCAATCTGATAGGTTGACTAAATTAAATCAttacaatttattaaaaatatttaagaaaattcAATCTAGTTAattaatatatgatttttttttggctTAAAAAAGTATTCAATTTGGTTTCAAAAGATcaaatgttagtttttttttcttcaatatatGATTTCTAGTGAAATTATCTCTAGTGTTTTTAGATATACGCACACGTATCA is part of the Vicia villosa cultivar HV-30 ecotype Madison, WI linkage group LG2, Vvil1.0, whole genome shotgun sequence genome and encodes:
- the LOC131648807 gene encoding uncharacterized protein LOC131648807; amino-acid sequence: MVTLTTTTTTTLLTRFFSPISLSNSLRRGVTRNYLFYPRNRFRACRVMDSSDGGSSAAPPPLIDSVTQDFKNQTIHSSNLKSLEDLNWDNSFVRELPSDPRTDPFPREVLHACYTRVSPSVQVDDPQLVAWSESVSNLLELDNKEFERPEFPLFFSGASPLAGTLPYAQCYGGHQFGMWAGQLGDGRAITLGEILNSKSERWELQLKGAGKTPYSRFADGLAVLRSSIREFLCSEAMHHLGIPTTRALCLVNTGKLVTRDMFYDGNPKEEQGAIVCRVAQSFLRFGSYQIHASRGSNQDLEIVRGLADYAIKHHFPHIENMSKSESLSFSTGDEDVVDLTSNKYAAWVVEIAERTASMIARWQGVGFTHGVMNTDNMSILGLTIDYGPFGFLDAFDPKFTPNTTDLPGRRYCFANQPDIGLWNLAQFTTTLSAAHLINEKEANYALERYGSRFMDDYQDIMTKKLGLPKYNKQLIGKLLTNMAVDKVDYTNFFRTLSNIKADTSIPDEELLVPLKSVLLDIGKERKEAWTSWLKTYINELSTSGTTDDERKTSMNTVNPKYILRNYLCQTAIDAAEIGDLGEVRRLLKLVEHPFDEQPGMEKYARLPPAWAYRPGVCMLSCSS